The following is a genomic window from Pseudomonadota bacterium.
AGAGGGGATAGCGCTCGAGGCCGTAGTCGTGGGCGAACCCCTTCATGTTCATGATCGCGTCGATGCCCACCGTGTGCGCGTCGGACCCTGTGCACGCGCCGATCACGACGATCGGCCTCTCGATGTTTCGGGACATGTACGCCACGAGGTCCTCGTACTTCATGAGCGGCACTTCAACCTTGGGCACGATGATCTTCGTGATGTCGATCGTGTGCTGAGCCCTGCCGTAGGCGACGAAATAGGCGAAGCTCGAACCCATCGGATCCATGGCGCAGATCGAGACGTCCCTCAGGCCCAGCCCCTCGACGTAGCGCCTTGCAGCCTCCCTGGCCTCGGGCGAGGCGGCCACAGGGAGCGTGAAAGAAAGCTGCATCTGGCCGTCGTCGAGCCTGTCGCCGTAGGGCCTGAGCTTCTTTGGATTCACCTTGAGCATCTGCAATTCTCCAACTTTCAACTTTCAGCCTTGAGCTTTGAGCATCTCCAGCACCGGGTTCAAATACCTCTGGTCCTTCTGGAAGACCCCCTCTAGACCCTTGCCGCCGTTCTCCTCGCGCTCGATGTCCGCGAACATCCCCTGCGATATCGCCTTCATGAGGCCGGCCGCCTCGATCTTCTTGAGATATCGGTGCGCGTTCTCGAGCACCGTGTGGGCGCGACGTGCGATCTTGCCGTTGGGATTGAAGCTGATCTCGTCGCCGATGTTGCGGCAGTTACCGAACACGTAGTTCGCGTTCTTCAGCGCCCAGTAGCGGTCCTGTATGTGCGGGTTGTGGATCGCCTCGGTGGGGATCCCCAGCAGCTGAATGGACTGCTCGGTGATGATGCCGCACACGTTGAACATCACGTCCATGACGTTGCCGAAGAGGATGTCGCCCTTCATGTGCTTGGTGGGCGGCATGAACTTGATGGGCGAGCGCGGGAATATCTCGCGCACCATCTGGGCCTGCGCGAGCTCGAAGAGAAATCCGTCCTCGATCGACGGGTCCATCTCGAAGGCGTGCCCCAGCCCCATGAGCTCGTGCGGGAGACCCGCCTTCAGCGCGAACTGCTCGTTGATGAACTGGCTGGCCAGCACGTGGTGCGCGTTGCGGTACGCGTCGGTGGTCGTGAGGTAGTTGTCCTCGCCGGTGTTGATCGTTATGCCCGCGCGCGCGCAGATGAGCCTCGAGAAATACTGGTCGACGAAGGTCCTCTTCATGTTGATGTCGCGGAAGAGGATGCCGTACATGGAGTCGTTGAGCAGCACGTCCAGCCTCTCGACCGCGGCCATGGCCGCGATCTCGGACATGCACAGCCCCGAGGAGTAGTTCACGAGCTTGATGTAGCGGCCGGCCTTTGCCGATGCGTCGTCGAGCGCCTTGCGCATCACGCGGAAGTTGGCCTGGGTGGCCAGCGTCCCGCCCGCGCCCTCGGTGGAGACCCCGTCCGGCACATAGTCGAGGAGCGACTGGGCGGTGGTCCTTATCACCGCGATGATGTCCGCCCCCTCCTCGACCGCGGAGGCCGCCTGAGCCGCGTCGTCGTGGATGTTTCCGGTTGCGACGATGAGGTATTTCCAGGGCTGCGGCGGCTCGCCGTATCTGGAGAGCCTCGAGAGCCTCTCCGACTTCGCCTGGTCCATCCTGCGGATCCCAGCCTCGGCCAGCTCCGCGGCCTTCTGCCTTATCTTCTCCTCGGGCACGTTCGGAACGGAGTCGAGGGAGAGCTGGTCGCAGGCCAGCCTCTTGCCCAGCTCCTTCGCCGAGAGGCCGGTGTGCACCGCTGCCCTGGCGAACCACCATGCTATGCCGGGGCGAAGCATGTCCCTGGAGAGCCGGTCGACTATGAGGTTCGCGTGCGGCATCTCGTCGTGCGCGTCCTCGACCCCGAATACTCGAAGCACCGATCGCTCGATCGACGTCGTCGAGTGCCTGTCGATGTACTTCTGGACCGGTGACACGATCCGCGCCGCAATGTTCCGGCACTGATCTATCTTGTCACGGTCGAGATTGAGTTTTCTGTAAGCCATCTCTTCCGTATCTCCTGTCTAGACCTGCGGCTTGAGGACGACCCTCCTGCCGTCCACCAGGTCGAAGAACGCGGTGTTGCGCGGCTCCTCGGGGGCGAGGGTCTTCGCGATCTCGGCCGCCGTAGAGCACGAGCTGTCCCGCTCGCGGGGGTTGGTGTAGCTGGACATCAGCCCCCTGTAGTTCCGCACCACCGCCCTCTCGTCCGTGAGCGTGAGCAGGTAGTTGGGCATCGCCGGGATCTTGCCCCCGCCTCCGGGCGCGTCTATAACGAACGTGGGCAGCGCCAGCCCGGAGGTGTGGCCGCGCAGGTACTCCATGATCTCGAAACCCTTGGAGACCGATGTGCGGAAGTGCTCGATCCCCTCCGCCAGGTCGCACTGGTAGATGTAGTAGGGCTTGACCCTTATCTTCAGGAGCTCGTGCAGGAGCTTCTTCATGACCTTCGGGTCCGAGTTGATCTTGCGCAGAAGCACCGACTGGTTCGAGATCGGGATGCCCGCATCGGCGATCTTCGCGCACGCGGCAGCCGCCTGAGGGGTCACCTCGTACGGGTGGCTGAAGTGGGTCATGAAGTAGATCGGCTGATATTTTCTCAGCATCCCCACGACTTCGTCGGTCACGCCCATCGGCATGACGGACGGGAAGCGGCTCGCCACGCGGATTATCTCCACATGCGGGATGGCGCGTATTCGCTTTATGATCGACTCGAGGGTGGCGAGCGGCAGCATCAGCGCGTCTCCGCCGGAGAGGATCACGTCGCGCACCTGCCTCTTCTTCGCGATGTAGTCGATCGCCCTGTCGTGCTCGGCCGCGAGCTGGCCCTTCGATTGCGAGAGCACGTGGCGGCGCCTGGTGCAGAAACGGCAGTACATGGAGCACAGCTCCGAAACGAGGAACAGCACCCGGTCCGGGTAGCGATGCACGAGCCTCGGCACAGGCATGTCCGCGTCCTCGGCGAGCGGATCGGTTAGATCGCCCAGCCCCGGCTCGAGCTCGGCGAGCCTCGGCACGCACTGCATTCGGACCGGGCACTCGGGGTTGCCCTCGTCTATCAGCGAGAGGAAATAGGGGGTCACCTGGAACTTGGAATGCCTGACCGCGCTGTCCACCTCGGCCTTCTGACCTGCGGTCAGCTTTATGACCCTGGCGAGCGAGTCGGCGTCGGCGACAGCGTTCTTGAGCTGCCAGCGCGGATCGTTCCACTGATCAGGCGAGACCTTGGAGTACGCCTTGATCCTCTGGAAATATTTCGGATCGCTCGTGTCGATCATGCCGCCTCACTTCCCGAATTTCTCGTCGAACCACCTCTTCACCACTGCGCTCTTGCGGTAGAGGTCGAGGGTGAACTGCGCGTGGTTCGGGGCGTACCCGTTGCCGATGATCATCTCCACGTCCATGCCCACGCCCTCGGCGCCGAGCGCCGCCTTCTGGAAATTCGTCGCCATGTTGAAGAAGTAGACCCTGCCCCCCTGGCGGCACGCGAGCACCGAGGCCAGCTCCGTCCCCTCCACGTTGGCCGTGTTGATCACAAGGTCGCACATCTTCCCGCCGGTGGCCTTGGAAACCCTGTCCATGGTCTCGGCGGGCGACAGCGCGTTGGCCGTGAAGCATTCGTCCGCGAGGCCCAGCGAGCGCATGGTCGCAACGCTCGACTCGCGCGTGGCCGAGGCGATGATCCTGCAGCGGCTGCCGTGCCTCTCGCGGATCGCCGCAGCGCAGAGGATCCCGGACTTGCCGCAGCCGATCACGTAGACCGTGTCCCCCTTCTTCGCGAGGCGGTCCGCCTGCGGAGGGGCGCCGGCGACGTCCAGCAGCGCGAGGCAGACCTTGAGGTCCATGTCGTCCGGTATCTTCGCGAGCACGCCGGAGTCGAACAGCACCGCCTTGCCGTCTATGTCTATCTGCTCCGAGTCGCGGACCTCCCTCACGCGCTCGATGATGAGCGGCGTGAGGGTGAGCGAGACCAGCGTGCAGACCCTGTCGCCCTTTTTCACATTGCAGTGATTGGCGTACTTCGGGCCCATCTCCTCGACCGTGCCGAGGAGCATGCCGCCCGAGCCGGTGACAGGGTTCTGCTGCTTGCCCATCTTCGAGACGTTGGCCATCACCTGCTTCGCTATGCCTTCGGGGTTGCCGCCGGCCACCTCCTTCATCTGGCGGAACGACGCGGAGTCGATGTTGAGCGTCTGGACATTGATGAGGATCTCGTCCTCGAAGATCGGCAGCGAGTTGTCGAGTCTGGTCGCCGCCTGCGGCAGGGCGCCGTCGGGCGCAAGCACCCTGTGCCTGCCGAAACGGTCGCTACCTGTGCGATATTCGGTCACTTTTTCCTCCTGTCCCCCGAAAATTGTGCGTTTATTAATCATACTCTGAGAGGGTAAAGCAAGGGGAAAGAGGGCAGTGCATTTTGCTGACGGGCCCCCTGGAAACAAGGCGACAACAATGTTATAGAAGCCGAACCAATACATGAAACCGGTTTTGAACAGCATACCCGCACTCCCCTGCGCGCACGCGTTCCCAGCTGCCAGTCCATCGGTGCAGGGGTCAGGATCAAGATCGATCCCATCGTCGCTTTACATAAGGCCCCTCGAGGAAAGCGATCGTCCACAGATCCACAGCACGATATGCCGCGGCTTTTGCACCGGCATGCCCCTGGAAACGCTCTCGCTCAGGCTCAAACAGAACGGATACAGGCCGGATATCTCCTACGGGGCGTTCGACGAAGGTGCGATGGTAGGCCTCTGGCTGTCGGGCATCAGGGCCATCGGCGGCAGGAAAGTGGCCTGCTGCACCGGCGCGACGGTACTCGAGGAGTGGAGAAAGAGGGGGATCGCCGGAGCGCTTGCCGGGGCGGCCGAGGGAGCGGCCCGTGCGCTGGGTGCAAGCGTCGGGGTACTCAACGCAAGGGCTGAAGACACCACTGTGATCAGGCTGTACAGGGGCATGGGGTTTGAGCAGGGCCGCACGCTTCACTCCTACACTTCGGCAGCGCTCCAAGCTCCCCTTGAACGGAACCCCATGAAGGCGAGGGCTGTGGACATAGGCCACGCCTACAGCCTGAGGCACATGCTCGACCACGATCTGCCGTGGTGCAAAATGTGGGAGGGCATACTCGCGGTAAAGGACTCGATCACAGCGGTCGCGGTGAGCGACGGACTCAGACAGAGGGCGTACGGCCTCTTCCAGCCGGCGACAGGGAGGATCCTGCACGTCGGCCTCGACTCCGCAGACGAAGAGGAGGGCAGGTTTGTCCTCGGCGCGATGATAGCGTTTTTCATGAAGGTACCCGATCGCACGGAAGACTTAGAGCTATTCCAGGTCCCCGACTCCGCAGGACGAATCCCCGCGATAATGAGCTCGCTGGGCTTCGCCTTGGCAAACGCCCAGCTGGAGATGACCAAGATCCTCTGAATCAGAGCAGGTTGAGCTGCGGTTCGGTCCGGGCATCGTCGCCGCGGCGATCGGCCGAGGGTATGAGTCGGCCGTCGCTCGCCACGCGCTGGCCGCAACGCTTGCAGAAGCTGGACCCGTCCAGGCGCCTCTGCAGGCGACTGGATTTGCATCTGGGGCATCGGTGTTTTTCCGATCGTGGAGATCTCGCCGGCATGGTGCATGCTTTTACTTTGCGCGGCTCACGAGGACAAGAAAAAACAAAAGGCCCGGCTTTCGCCGGGCCTGTCCGTAAACTCTGTTGCCGGTGACTATCTCTTGTTCAGGCGATTGCGCTTCACGTACGCCCACAGCTTCTTCGTCATCTGGCTCGGGGCGATCGGCTTCGTGCCGAACACCTGCTCGAGCTCGTGCGTGCAGCCACGGAAGTTCACCGTGTAGCCGCCGAACGCCTTCTTGCCGCCCTTTTTCTTCGCTACCTTCTTTTTCTTCGCTACCTTCTTCTTTTTCCTCTTCACCATAACCCCTCCTCAGTAAGGGCGCGCGGCCCGTTTGAGCGCGACGCCAGGTTTTGAACACACGCAGAACTTGATTTTTTATAGCAGATCCCATTCTGAAAAAAAAGCAAAATTTGCCTTTTTTGGGGCTTTTTTACCTCTGAAAAACCCGCATCTCCAGAGGTAAAAATGCGGCCGGCGACGGATTTGACTGAAGGATGGAACTGAAAGAGCGCCCCGATAAGCGGTCCGATGATGCAGCATCAACGGGCCCCTGAGCGAATTTTACCTCTGAAAAATGAGGCCTGACACATGGGCAGAGCCGTCGGCACAGCTTCAAAGATGAATGATTACACAAGGTTGAAATGGAACGTCGCAGGACAATCAGCGCCGCTCGATCGCGGGGTTTGCGAGGTCGATCTCGACGAGTATCTCGCCTATCGTCATCTTTCCTATTATGTCCACATCCTTGCAGAGGTAGCTCTCTATCGCCGACTGCAGCTCCCCCTTGCCGGCAGGCGTGCTCACGTCAACGTACCTGCCCAGCGCGCCGACCCATATCATGGCATCCACGAGAGCCTCTCTTACGAACGCCCTCGTCTCGCCGTCCTCATCGTCGCCGCCGTTTATGTAGAAAGGCTCGATCGTCCCGTCGATGAAGGGGGCCTGCGCCTGGCCGAGCCTCGCCTTTATGCCGGCCGCGTCGTAGCGCAGCTCGCACAGAAGCGCGTCGACCGTGCGCGCGTCGACCAGCCCCGGCCGCGAAACGTCGATGCCGCGCGTGGCCTGGAACTCGACGACCGCCTCCCTCGTCTCTGCGTCGAAGCTCCCGTCAGGGACGAGATTCGGGTCCACGAGCTGGGCGAGCCCCGCCTGCACGAGATACACGAGCCTTCTGTAGTGCCCCTCGGGAACGCCCGGGCTGTGACCGAAGGGGGCCAGCCTCGACGCGCCCGGCTCGATCGCCGCCCTCCTCCGCTTCAGAAGGCGATAGGCCGGATCCAGATCGATGAGCCGCGTGAGGAGGTCCGCGTTCTTTCTATCGGCGAGCGATTCGAGATCGCGCGCATCCACGGAGAATATGTCGACCTCGAGCATCCCGAGCTCGTCAAGCGCACCCCTGAATTGATCCACATACTCCCTGACCGCAGCGAGATCCTCCTCGCCGGCATCGGGCCCCGGCCCGGAGGGCACGCACGCAGAGCGATCGGTGCGGCAATCCCCGATGGTTGCCAGGATCCGGTCGCTGTTCTTGAGATGGATGTCCGCTGACATGAGAAACCCCCGAGCTCCCCCACACCAGATATTTTCGACCGGGCGCACCCTGAAGTTGCCTGAAAAACCGATATTTTATGACCCGTATCGCCCTCCCTCCAAAACTATGCTAGAATCGATCGGGAAGGGGCGAATATGGCAAAGAGGCTGTTGAAAAAGGCCAAAGAGAGGACATCAAAGTCCTCAAAAAACGTAAAATCCATAAAAATGAAGCTTTCTGTCCTGAAAAGACCTCCAAAAACGCCAAAATTGAAGACACAGTTCTCAAAAAGCCTGGCCTGGCTCGAAAAATACCTGATCCGCGTGCACAAGAAGATGCCCACGATGGCGATGCCCCGGCTCGTGCGGTCCTTCATCCCGAACCCCAAGAAGCATCACCGCACCCTGGGCAACTGCTGCCTTGAGGAGCGTTCCATCACCCTCGCAACACATACGAACAAGGTCCTCTACAAGGAGGGGAAAAAGCGCTGGGTCCTCACGCCGCTCTCGCATCTTGAGATCCTGCAGACATTTGCGCACGAGCTGTCGCACTTCGGATACGAGGAGCACGGCTACGAGCAGGAGTGGTACGGCCGCACCATCTTCAACACATTCGGCATCACGGAGCCGTGCCCGCACTGCAACGGAAAGGGCAGGATACCGGCCAGGTACGAGAACTTCGACAAGTAGTTAATTTATAAGGATTATTATTCATATCCTCACCTCATTTTTCGAGCAACTTTCCGGCCGCCCAGCCGATACTCCATTGTCTTCAAAAAAAAGGGAGGGGACAATGGGATCTTCGCGCGTGATGAAGGCCATCGCCGCAATCGCCGGCTCAGTGACGCTGCTCGGCGTCAACGTCGTCCTGCTCGACGACTATGCGAATCAGGGGGACATGCCTCAGGCGGTGCAGATGGCGCCGATCACCTCCCCGATCATCGAGAACATATCTTCCCCTGAGAACACCGCTCCGGAGCAGCGTCCTCAGTATCAGCAGGCGGCCGCAGCGGGCGGACAGGGAGCCGTGGCCGCAGTCCAGGGTATAAATTGAGCCACCGATAGCAGTTCTCCAGTCCGAGTCGATTCCCAAGCTCTGCAGTTGACAGGGACCCTGTTCCCCATCTATATCTGCAGCCCGCTCAAAAACGGCACAGACGGTATAAAGGAGGGATTCATGGCAGAGGCACACACCATCAAATCGATGATGGAGGAGACGAGGAGGTTCGATCCTCCGGCGGAGCTCAAGCAGAAGGCGTGGGTCAAGAGCTTCGAGGAGTACAAGAAGATGTACGACCGCTCGATCAGCGACCCGGACGGTTTCTGGGGCGAGATGGCCGGCAATTTCGAGTGGTACAGGAAGTGGGACAAGGTCCGCTCGTACGACTTTCGCGAAAAGATCGACATCCGCTACTACGACGGCGGCCAGACCAACGTGACCGTCAACTGCCTCGACCGCAACGTGAAGGCGGGCAAGGGCGACAAGGTCGCTCTGCTCTGGGAGGGCAACGAGCCGACGCAGAGCAGGAAGATCACCTACAAGCAGCTGCTCGCCGATGTGTGCCGCTTCGCCAACGCCCTGAAGAAGCGCGGCGTGAAAAAAGGCGACCGCGTCTCGATCTACATGCCCATG
Proteins encoded in this region:
- a CDS encoding L-erythro-3,5-diaminohexanoate dehydrogenase; amino-acid sequence: MTEYRTGSDRFGRHRVLAPDGALPQAATRLDNSLPIFEDEILINVQTLNIDSASFRQMKEVAGGNPEGIAKQVMANVSKMGKQQNPVTGSGGMLLGTVEEMGPKYANHCNVKKGDRVCTLVSLTLTPLIIERVREVRDSEQIDIDGKAVLFDSGVLAKIPDDMDLKVCLALLDVAGAPPQADRLAKKGDTVYVIGCGKSGILCAAAIRERHGSRCRIIASATRESSVATMRSLGLADECFTANALSPAETMDRVSKATGGKMCDLVINTANVEGTELASVLACRQGGRVYFFNMATNFQKAALGAEGVGMDVEMIIGNGYAPNHAQFTLDLYRKSAVVKRWFDEKFGK
- a CDS encoding GNAT family N-acetyltransferase is translated as MPLETLSLRLKQNGYRPDISYGAFDEGAMVGLWLSGIRAIGGRKVACCTGATVLEEWRKRGIAGALAGAAEGAARALGASVGVLNARAEDTTVIRLYRGMGFEQGRTLHSYTSAALQAPLERNPMKARAVDIGHAYSLRHMLDHDLPWCKMWEGILAVKDSITAVAVSDGLRQRAYGLFQPATGRILHVGLDSADEEEGRFVLGAMIAFFMKVPDRTEDLELFQVPDSAGRIPAIMSSLGFALANAQLEMTKIL
- a CDS encoding KamA family radical SAM protein, with translation MIDTSDPKYFQRIKAYSKVSPDQWNDPRWQLKNAVADADSLARVIKLTAGQKAEVDSAVRHSKFQVTPYFLSLIDEGNPECPVRMQCVPRLAELEPGLGDLTDPLAEDADMPVPRLVHRYPDRVLFLVSELCSMYCRFCTRRRHVLSQSKGQLAAEHDRAIDYIAKKRQVRDVILSGGDALMLPLATLESIIKRIRAIPHVEIIRVASRFPSVMPMGVTDEVVGMLRKYQPIYFMTHFSHPYEVTPQAAAACAKIADAGIPISNQSVLLRKINSDPKVMKKLLHELLKIRVKPYYIYQCDLAEGIEHFRTSVSKGFEIMEYLRGHTSGLALPTFVIDAPGGGGKIPAMPNYLLTLTDERAVVRNYRGLMSSYTNPRERDSSCSTAAEIAKTLAPEEPRNTAFFDLVDGRRVVLKPQV
- a CDS encoding lysine 5,6-aminomutase subunit alpha; this encodes MAYRKLNLDRDKIDQCRNIAARIVSPVQKYIDRHSTTSIERSVLRVFGVEDAHDEMPHANLIVDRLSRDMLRPGIAWWFARAAVHTGLSAKELGKRLACDQLSLDSVPNVPEEKIRQKAAELAEAGIRRMDQAKSERLSRLSRYGEPPQPWKYLIVATGNIHDDAAQAASAVEEGADIIAVIRTTAQSLLDYVPDGVSTEGAGGTLATQANFRVMRKALDDASAKAGRYIKLVNYSSGLCMSEIAAMAAVERLDVLLNDSMYGILFRDINMKRTFVDQYFSRLICARAGITINTGEDNYLTTTDAYRNAHHVLASQFINEQFALKAGLPHELMGLGHAFEMDPSIEDGFLFELAQAQMVREIFPRSPIKFMPPTKHMKGDILFGNVMDVMFNVCGIITEQSIQLLGIPTEAIHNPHIQDRYWALKNANYVFGNCRNIGDEISFNPNGKIARRAHTVLENAHRYLKKIEAAGLMKAISQGMFADIEREENGGKGLEGVFQKDQRYLNPVLEMLKAQG
- a CDS encoding peptidoglycan-binding protein, yielding MSADIHLKNSDRILATIGDCRTDRSACVPSGPGPDAGEEDLAAVREYVDQFRGALDELGMLEVDIFSVDARDLESLADRKNADLLTRLIDLDPAYRLLKRRRAAIEPGASRLAPFGHSPGVPEGHYRRLVYLVQAGLAQLVDPNLVPDGSFDAETREAVVEFQATRGIDVSRPGLVDARTVDALLCELRYDAAGIKARLGQAQAPFIDGTIEPFYINGGDDEDGETRAFVREALVDAMIWVGALGRYVDVSTPAGKGELQSAIESYLCKDVDIIGKMTIGEILVEIDLANPAIERR